The sequence GCTTTCTATATTTATTGAAATACTTCCTTCCTTGTTTTTATGCTGTTTATTTTGTCACACTGCTACAAAACATTGGCCCCCATGATAGTACGACAGCTTATCAAACAAATAACGAGAAACTGTTTCAGTGCAACTGTAAGCAAATTGTTCTAAAGGAAAGCAACTACCGTGCTATGTAAAAGCAATTCAACCACTATTTTGAAGGTTGATTTTCACATAACACACATCTTGGGAGAAGGATTTGTGTGTGCAAAGTTGTCGGTTCCTTTCTTCACAATTGGTTATTAGGGGTCCATATAGAAAAAGACATCTGTTCTCTAAAGAGTTAATCTTGAAGTCAAACATTGACATAGTATTTACTTTTATCTTCATTTATGGCTATAGACCAGCTGATTTAGTTTGAATGCTCCCTGAAAATATGTAATCATGTAAGATAACAAGGATTTTGTTTCCAATTTTTTCATGCAGATGGTGGCAACATTGGATTGAATATGTGAACCAAGATCAGTCAAACAATTCTTATGATGGTTCCTCCTTTTTAGAATATGGTGACTTGCCAAATTCAAATGCTTTAAAGAGGCCTGCTGTTATTGATAATTCTGATTTGATAGATGATTCTGTGTCAGAGGACTCTAGTACGGGTATTGATATTCATGATACACTTTTAGAAGGTCGTGACTATGTATTACTTCCCCAAGAAGTTTGGAACCAATTATATGCATGGTGAGCTAGCTTGCTTAGTACACATCATCTTTGGTTAATCTAAAATGTGAAAAAGTGCCTGGTTATAATTTTTgctctttcttttgcttttttgtttttctggtTTGTTGCGTAAGTTTGCAAATGGTTACAAACTTGAACACTTGAAGATCACTAAACCTTTTTCTGGTCTTTAATTTGAGTTTCCTGACTTAGTTTTTGCCTTTTGCTCAACTAGGTATGGTGGTGGACCTACATTGCCAAGGAAAGTTATCAGTGCAGGTCTTTCCCAGACAGAGCTGGCCGTAGAGGTGTATCCTCTACGGCTTCAATTACTCATGTTGCCAAGAAATGATCGTACCAGCATAAGAATAAGCAAGAAGGTATAATATGAGAGATAATGACAATTGATAGGAAAATCTTTAACATCTTGTTTCGTTGCAATTATAGTTTGCTTTATTCATGCTTTATCTACCTCatagtagagaaatttttggCAGGAAACCATTGGACAGCTTCACAGGAAAGCTTGTGAAATATTTGATCTTCCATTGGACCAAGTAAAGACTTATGATTCCCTCTTGAAATTCAAaacattttaaaacatttttcacccTCCTCAGTATATAGTAAAAGCAGTCACCTCTATTGTAGGTATGTATTTGGGATTACTATTCCCGCCGGAAGAATGCCTTGATGAATGACATGGACAAAACACTTGATGATGCCAATATACAAATGGACCAAGATGTGAGTCTTCACATAATTTTATGTTGGATTGTACCTCTTTATCTTGCTTATGCTTTATAACCATTGTTTTTCTATTGATATCTTATAACATTCATACAGATTCTTGTTGAGGTTATCAACAATACGAATAACACAAGCTCTGCCCATGAAAATGGGTCTGCGCAGAGGGAAGCAAGTTCTGTTCTTGTCGAGCCTTCAAACTCAAATTTATCAATTGCTGGTGGCCTGTCTGCTAGCAGGGTTCCCTCTAGAAGCTATAATGCAGATCTTTCTTCTTCTCAGAACCTAAATCCTCCAGCCAGAGATGCGGAAAATCCTTATGGGAGTGGTGTCACCACACGAGGTTCAGTGAGCGGTCTCACCGGGCTGCTGAATCTTGGCAACACTTGTTTCATGAATAGTGCAATACAGTGTCTTGTCCATACACCAGAGTTTGCTAGGTACTTTCGGGAGGACTATCATCAAGAGATAAATTGGCAAAATCCATTGGGCATGGTTGTAAGTATCATGTTAAAGTTAGTAAAAGTAGAGCACCTCCTCCCCACTCCCCCagtcctttctttctctttttttttgtttagatcttTTCTCGTGTACTTATACTTTTTGCTGGAATTAATTTAACGTGTGCTACACAATATTAGGGCTTAAGTTCACTTTTAGCTCATCGCCCTTTTATTTGAATTTGAGTAATTTCGTGTTGATAAAAATATGCAACTTTTTCTGAATGAGGTCCAGAAGTGTAATTAAGCATAGTTTTAACGTGGCCATGAATGGAAACTCTTTTTATGTTTATTCTATTGTTCTGCTTTTCATTTAGTTACTATCATGGGTTTAGTATATTTGTTTCTTAATTATAAGAAAAATTTAGGCCTGTGGCAACATTTATACTTTATCTTCATTTCCCTTGATTCTTGATAGCATTTGTGGGAGAGATTCTATGCTTCATGCTTGGGTTATGATAAGGTTCCTTTGAGTTCATCTTCTTGAATGCCCCCTTCACTTCATTTAGTTGGGGAGTGGTTTTACTCAACCATTTGATAACTATCTTATCTGCAAATTAATGTTCTAAACGGAATTAACCATTATGTAGGGTGAGCTAGCCCTAGCCTTTGGTGAGTTGCTTCGTAAACTATGGGCACCTGGGCGAACACCAATTGCTCCTCGGCCTTTCAAAGCCAAGCTTGCTCGCTTTGCACCTCAGTTCAGTGGGCACAATCAGCACGATTCTCAGGTTTGCTTGTTGATTGAATGTTTTCACcatctcttttattttatttctatggCAAGTATGTGACAGCATTTGTTTTACTATTTTGTCAGGAGCTTTTAGCATTTCTGCTGGATGGTCTTCACGAAGACTTGAATCGTGTTAAACACAAACCATATATAAAGTCTCGAGATGCTGATGGCCGACCAGATGAAGAAGTGGCTGATGAGTATTGGGCAAATCATATTGCTCGCAATGATTCCATAATTGTTGATGTTTGCCAGGTGAATAAAATGAAACTTAGTAAACTTCTGTGAGGTTTTCATTGTTATTTAAATGCCATCCTGTGAAAAACAACTTGAACTTGCATGGAGAACTGGAAATGGTCCATTAGACTCTCATGTGAATTAATGTTAACATTAAGGCTTGAGATATGGCTTCATGCAATCATGCGTAATTCTTTCCATGAACTCTTTTTAATATGCGGATCTTCCTTGTTACTTCTAGATATGATTTGAGGTTTCCTTTCACCTATTATATCCATTGAGATAATCCGTATATTTGGACAGTCTGTTGCTTAGGCATCCACATATGTACAATTATGACACTGTTTTGCATGATCTTCTGTCAGCTCAATTTCTATCAAGTATAGTTGTTCCCTTGAGAGAATATTTAACTTTCCAATGATACCTTTCCTTGCTTTTGTAACATTCTGACATATGCATCTCCTAATATCTAAGAATTTCTGATGCTAGTAATTAACAGTCAAAGTCATATAAGTTATCAATATAACAATCTGTTTGGGGCTGCTTTCTTCTTTCAGAAACTATCGTGCTGGTGATTTGCAAGACTTTTATCTAGTAATGGTATTGTTTCATTTATTAGAAAAATGCTTGGTAAAATTATAGCAAATTACAAAATCATATAACATAAGTGTGATGTGAGTCATTAACAAATCATCaccttaaaattttattattttgctaGCATATTACCATTACCAATTTAACAAATCCTTCAGCTTCCACAAAGGATCTATTGAGTCAGAAATTAAAGCTTGCGGACTAATTGAGAGGATGATTGATTTGGACAAATCCACTGGGAATAAAAAAGGATTACACCATTTTTATGACTGTAGTCACCCTTTGTTTCCTTAGGATCATATTTTACTTCTCTTCATGAAAAGAATTGTTTATCCAAAGGGAGGAGTGATTCTAAGATAAGAGACATGATAATTTCAATCCACTTGAGTTATTTTTATATGTCGGGTGAATAGTTGAAGCATAGCTTAACCAGTTTTACACCAGAAACTCCAATATAAAAGTATTGATTGCATTTGTTAATGATGTGATGCCACTGTTTGTCCAGAGTTTCAACTTTGGTCTCTTGATTGTCGCTAGAAATTGTTTGTGCATAATATCTACTCGCAGCTTTTTATTTTAGCATGTAACTGATCAAGGTCACTGGTATTTCATTACCATTTTAGGGGCAATACAAGTCAACATTGGTTTGTCCAGTTTGCAATAAAGTCTCTGTCACGTTTGATCCTTTTATGTACCTTTCGTTGCCACTCCAGTCAACCAGCAGCAGGACCATGACAGTGACAGTTTTTACTTGTGATGGAACTGCCCTGCCATCTCCTTGTACTGTAACTGTGCCTAAGCAGGGACGCTGCAAAGATCTGATTCAGGCTCTCAGCACTGCTTGCTCATTGAAGCATAACGAGAGACTGTTGCTTGTAGAGGTGTGTATCATGCtggaataataattaaatatatgggTCAGAATTACATTAATTCTAACTTGTGTTTGTTTCATTGATGGGCCATTCACAGGTACGAAACCATTTGATTCATAGATTTCTTGAAGATCCTCTTCAGTTGTTGTCCACTATCAAAGATGATGACCATGTTGCTGTTTACAAGATTCCAAAGATAGAGAAAAACACAAAGTATCTCCAGTT is a genomic window of Arachis ipaensis cultivar K30076 chromosome B06, Araip1.1, whole genome shotgun sequence containing:
- the LOC107604659 gene encoding ubiquitin carboxyl-terminal hydrolase 5 isoform X3, which gives rise to MGEMLELSPDEERIMIRDIALSSQSNSKEGDTFFLITQRWWQHWIEYVNQDQSNNSYDGSSFLEYGDLPNSNALKRPAVIDNSDLIDDSVSEDSSTGIDIHDTLLEGRDYVLLPQEVWNQLYAWYGGGPTLPRKVISAGLSQTELAVEVYPLRLQLLMLPRNDRTSIRISKKETIGQLHRKACEIFDLPLDQVCIWDYYSRRKNALMNDMDKTLDDANIQMDQDILVEVINNTNNTSSAHENGSAQREASSVLVEPSNSNLSIAGGLSASRVPSRSYNADLSSSQNLNPPARDAENPYGSGVTTRGSVSGLTGLLNLGNTCFMNSAIQCLVHTPEFARYFREDYHQEINWQNPLGMVGELALAFGELLRKLWAPGRTPIAPRPFKAKLARFAPQFSGHNQHDSQELLAFLLDGLHEDLNRVKHKPYIKSRDADGRPDEEVADEYWANHIARNDSIIVDVCQGQYKSTLVCPVCNKVSVTFDPFMYLSLPLQSTSSRTMTVTVFTCDGTALPSPCTVTVPKQGRCKDLIQALSTACSLKHNERLLLVEVRNHLIHRFLEDPLQLLSTIKDDDHVAVYKIPKIEKNTKYLQLIHRRREQSSDSHTVSGWKPYGTPIVSLISCDDPVTRGDIQVIVNRMLSPLLRKSGNTEHTNTETSITKAAGDNASSDAYATNLVSNSVNKAGRTPTLPLLLIDESNACIDLSMGEDKVVKLPSSSTLLVYIDWSQKLLEKYDTHPLEILPEVLKYGPVSKKARTEPLSLYTCLEAFLREEPLVPEDMWYCPQCKERRQASKKLDLWRLPEVLVIHLKRFSYSRSMKHKLETFVNFPVHDFDLTNYVANKNNSRRQLYELYALTNHYGSMGSGHYTAHIKVFPNVQLLDENRWYNFDDSHISPISEDDVNTAAAYVLFYRRVRSDDDSVSNGA
- the LOC107604659 gene encoding ubiquitin carboxyl-terminal hydrolase 5 isoform X2 → MGEMLELSPDEERIMIRDIALSSQSNSKEGDTFFLITQRWWQHWIEYVNQDQSNNSYDGSSFLEYGDLPNSNALKRPAVIDNSDLIDDSVSEDSSTGIDIHDTLLEGRDYVLLPQEVWNQLYAWYGGGPTLPRKVISAGLSQTELAVEVYPLRLQLLMLPRNDRTSIRISKKRNFWQETIGQLHRKACEIFDLPLDQVCIWDYYSRRKNALMNDMDKTLDDANIQMDQDILVEVINNTNNTSSAHENGSAQREASSVLVEPSNSNLSIAGGLSASRVPSRSYNADLSSSQNLNPPARDAENPYGSGVTTRGSVSGLTGLLNLGNTCFMNSAIQCLVHTPEFARYFREDYHQEINWQNPLGMVGELALAFGELLRKLWAPGRTPIAPRPFKAKLARFAPQFSGHNQHDSQELLAFLLDGLHEDLNRVKHKPYIKSRDADGRPDEEVADEYWANHIARNDSIIVDVCQGQYKSTLVCPVCNKVSVTFDPFMYLSLPLQSTSSRTMTVTVFTCDGTALPSPCTVTVPKQGRCKDLIQALSTACSLKHNERLLLVEVRNHLIHRFLEDPLQLLSTIKDDDHVAVYKIPKIEKNTKYLQLIHRRREHDSHTVSGWKPYGTPIVSLISCDDPVTRGDIQVIVNRMLSPLLRKSGNTEHTNTETSITKAAGDNASSDAYATNLVSNSVNKAGRTPTLPLLLIDESNACIDLSMGEDKVVKLPSSSTLLVYIDWSQKLLEKYDTHPLEILPEVLKYGPVSKKARTEPLSLYTCLEAFLREEPLVPEDMWYCPQCKERRQASKKLDLWRLPEVLVIHLKRFSYSRSMKHKLETFVNFPVHDFDLTNYVANKNNSRRQLYELYALTNHYGSMGSGHYTAHIKVFPNVQLLDENRWYNFDDSHISPISEDDVNTAAAYVLFYRRVRSDDDSVSNGA
- the LOC107604659 gene encoding ubiquitin carboxyl-terminal hydrolase 5 isoform X1; this translates as MGEMLELSPDEERIMIRDIALSSQSNSKEGDTFFLITQRWWQHWIEYVNQDQSNNSYDGSSFLEYGDLPNSNALKRPAVIDNSDLIDDSVSEDSSTGIDIHDTLLEGRDYVLLPQEVWNQLYAWYGGGPTLPRKVISAGLSQTELAVEVYPLRLQLLMLPRNDRTSIRISKKRNFWQETIGQLHRKACEIFDLPLDQVCIWDYYSRRKNALMNDMDKTLDDANIQMDQDILVEVINNTNNTSSAHENGSAQREASSVLVEPSNSNLSIAGGLSASRVPSRSYNADLSSSQNLNPPARDAENPYGSGVTTRGSVSGLTGLLNLGNTCFMNSAIQCLVHTPEFARYFREDYHQEINWQNPLGMVGELALAFGELLRKLWAPGRTPIAPRPFKAKLARFAPQFSGHNQHDSQELLAFLLDGLHEDLNRVKHKPYIKSRDADGRPDEEVADEYWANHIARNDSIIVDVCQGQYKSTLVCPVCNKVSVTFDPFMYLSLPLQSTSSRTMTVTVFTCDGTALPSPCTVTVPKQGRCKDLIQALSTACSLKHNERLLLVEVRNHLIHRFLEDPLQLLSTIKDDDHVAVYKIPKIEKNTKYLQLIHRRREQSSDSHTVSGWKPYGTPIVSLISCDDPVTRGDIQVIVNRMLSPLLRKSGNTEHTNTETSITKAAGDNASSDAYATNLVSNSVNKAGRTPTLPLLLIDESNACIDLSMGEDKVVKLPSSSTLLVYIDWSQKLLEKYDTHPLEILPEVLKYGPVSKKARTEPLSLYTCLEAFLREEPLVPEDMWYCPQCKERRQASKKLDLWRLPEVLVIHLKRFSYSRSMKHKLETFVNFPVHDFDLTNYVANKNNSRRQLYELYALTNHYGSMGSGHYTAHIKVFPNVQLLDENRWYNFDDSHISPISEDDVNTAAAYVLFYRRVRSDDDSVSNGA
- the LOC107604659 gene encoding ubiquitin carboxyl-terminal hydrolase 5 isoform X6 — translated: MGEMLELSPDEERIMIRDIALSSQSNSKEGDTFFLITQRWWQHWIEYVNQDQSNNSYDGSSFLEYEDSSTGIDIHDTLLEGRDYVLLPQEVWNQLYAWYGGGPTLPRKVISAGLSQTELAVEVYPLRLQLLMLPRNDRTSIRISKKRNFWQETIGQLHRKACEIFDLPLDQVCIWDYYSRRKNALMNDMDKTLDDANIQMDQDILVEVINNTNNTSSAHENGSAQREASSVLVEPSNSNLSIAGGLSASRVPSRSYNADLSSSQNLNPPARDAENPYGSGVTTRGSVSGLTGLLNLGNTCFMNSAIQCLVHTPEFARYFREDYHQEINWQNPLGMVGELALAFGELLRKLWAPGRTPIAPRPFKAKLARFAPQFSGHNQHDSQELLAFLLDGLHEDLNRVKHKPYIKSRDADGRPDEEVADEYWANHIARNDSIIVDVCQGQYKSTLVCPVCNKVSVTFDPFMYLSLPLQSTSSRTMTVTVFTCDGTALPSPCTVTVPKQGRCKDLIQALSTACSLKHNERLLLVEVRNHLIHRFLEDPLQLLSTIKDDDHVAVYKIPKIEKNTKYLQLIHRRREQSSDSHTVSGWKPYGTPIVSLISCDDPVTRGDIQVIVNRMLSPLLRKSGNTEHTNTETSITKAAGDNASSDAYATNLVSNSVNKAGRTPTLPLLLIDESNACIDLSMGEDKVVKLPSSSTLLVYIDWSQKLLEKYDTHPLEILPEVLKYGPVSKKARTEPLSLYTCLEAFLREEPLVPEDMWYCPQCKERRQASKKLDLWRLPEVLVIHLKRFSYSRSMKHKLETFVNFPVHDFDLTNYVANKNNSRRQLYELYALTNHYGSMGSGHYTAHIKVFPNVQLLDENRWYNFDDSHISPISEDDVNTAAAYVLFYRRVRSDDDSVSNGA
- the LOC107604659 gene encoding ubiquitin carboxyl-terminal hydrolase 5 isoform X4, whose protein sequence is MGEMLELSPDEERIMIRDIALSSQSNSKEGDTFFLITQRWWQHWIEYVNQDQSNNSYDGSSFLEYGDLPNSNALKRPAVIDNSDLIDDSVSEDSSTGIDIHDTLLEGRDYVLLPQEVWNQLYAWYGGGPTLPRKVISAGLSQTELAVEVYPLRLQLLMLPRNDRTSIRISKKRNFWQETIGQLHRKACEIFDLPLDQVCIWDYYSRRKNALMNDMDKTLDDANIQMDQDILVEVINNTNNTSSAHENGSAQREASSVLVEPSNSNLSIAGGLSASRVPSRSYNADLSSSQNLNPPARDAENPYGSGVTTRGSVSGLTGLLNLGNTCFMNSAIQCLVHTPEFARYFREDYHQEINWQNPLGMVGELALAFGELLRKLWAPGRTPIAPRPFKAKLARFAPQFSGHNQHDSQELLAFLLDGLHEDLNRVKHKPYIKSRDADGRPDEEVADEYWANHIARNDSIIVDVCQGQYKSTLVCPVCNKVSVTFDPFMYLSLPLQSTSSRTMTVTVFTCDGTALPSPCTVTVPKQGRCKDLIQALSTACSLKHNERLLLVEVRNHLIHRFLEDPLQLLSTIKDDDHVAVYKIPKIEKNTKYLQLIHRRREQSSDSHTVSGWKPYGTPIVSLISCDDPVTRGDIQVIVNRMLSPLLRKSGNTEHTNTETSITKAAGDNASSDAYATNLVSNSVNKAGRTPTLPLLLIDESNACIDLSMGEDKVVKLPSSSTLLVYIDWSQKLLEKYDTHPLEILPEVLKYGPVSKKARTEPLSLYTCLEAFLREEPLVPEDMWYCPQCKERRQASKKLDLWRLPEVLVIHLKRFSYSRSMKHKLETFVNFPVHDFDLTNYVANKNNSRRQLYELYALTNHYGSMGSGHYTAHIKLLDENRWYNFDDSHISPISEDDVNTAAAYVLFYRRVRSDDDSVSNGA
- the LOC107604659 gene encoding ubiquitin carboxyl-terminal hydrolase 5 isoform X5, translating into MGEMLELSPDEERIMIRDIALSSQSNSKEGDTFFLITQRWWQHWIEYVNQDQSNNSYDGSSFLEYGDLPNSNALKRPAVIDNSDLIDDSVSEDSSTGIDIHDTLLEGRDYVLLPQEVWNQLYAWYGGGPTLPRKVISAGLSQTELAVEVYPLRLQLLMLPRNDRTSIRISKKETIGQLHRKACEIFDLPLDQVCIWDYYSRRKNALMNDMDKTLDDANIQMDQDILVEVINNTNNTSSAHENGSAQREASSVLVEPSNSNLSIAGGLSASRVPSRSYNADLSSSQNLNPPARDAENPYGSGVTTRGSVSGLTGLLNLGNTCFMNSAIQCLVHTPEFARYFREDYHQEINWQNPLGMVGELALAFGELLRKLWAPGRTPIAPRPFKAKLARFAPQFSGHNQHDSQELLAFLLDGLHEDLNRVKHKPYIKSRDADGRPDEEVADEYWANHIARNDSIIVDVCQGQYKSTLVCPVCNKVSVTFDPFMYLSLPLQSTSSRTMTVTVFTCDGTALPSPCTVTVPKQGRCKDLIQALSTACSLKHNERLLLVEVRNHLIHRFLEDPLQLLSTIKDDDHVAVYKIPKIEKNTKYLQLIHRRREQSSDSHTVSGWKPYGTPIVSLISCDDPVTRGDIQVIVNRMLSPLLRKSGNTEHTNTETSITKAAGDNASSDAYATNLVSNSVNKAGRTPTLPLLLIDESNACIDLSMGEDKVVKLPSSSTLLVYIDWSQKLLEKYDTHPLEILPEVLKYGPVSKKARTEPLSLYTCLEAFLREEPLVPEDMWYCPQCKERRQASKKLDLWRLPEVLVIHLKRFSYSRSMKHKLETFVNFPVHDFDLTNYVANKNNSRRQLYELYALTNHYGSMGSGHYTAHIKLLDENRWYNFDDSHISPISEDDVNTAAAYVLFYRRVRSDDDSVSNGA